One Anolis carolinensis isolate JA03-04 chromosome 4, rAnoCar3.1.pri, whole genome shotgun sequence DNA window includes the following coding sequences:
- the prg4 gene encoding proteoglycan 4: MNTIYLKERQSLEITMAWNIYCTSLLFLTVFLAQQVSSQDVSSCEGRCGEGYNRQHGCQCDSNCLLYAECCPDYQTICVEDLSCKGRCTAHFVRGKPCDCDPDCNTFGKCCPDFEEACPVVTTKAPATTTATTRAPQTTTTVLPISTTTKPPTTTPKIKSTTKRSPKLNSKPKPKPKPKPKPKPKPKPLKKKKKQKKVSHEVMEEHSEQSSMSSSSSSKIRRTMASVTNTGDKPKKKNGKNAKELEEEEEEQRKARESKSKLKSSKSKAVKVISEEDGSGVENALTTAGTTTSTARQSSTASTTRVPSTTTTTTEVPSTTTKTTTEVPSTTTTTTTKLPPTTTTTTKMPATTTPTTKIPGITTTTVKQPTTTMPTTQLTPTTATTTNLPPTTTTTTKLPSTTMATTEVPTFTKTTTKLPSSTTKQPDTDYTTQGKKDTAANLENHVRQTPTPQTEKVTTSLRSATPKPLNLLSSTASIINKQLTLSTVATIRANKDTDSAVQKTTISPAKDTMTISKRDTTTATSEAVEDTNNANNQAVTTVGKSEATNERVTTTANKDYIATDIKERITNEDIYSTPATLFTNTPQTEEHRHVRTERSTTKTGTSITHTSHTSSSANHIKKGSSEETTTVADALRTQPGISSATTSDVGKLETAVTQTNPGDKSNPSLSNKSDNPERTTSLDQTTTQTNSGDTSSLSGVYKSDNPEGITSVTGTSQTDPGGTTSSGGIDKDNKSDRTTPISETLKTQTHPGDTTSQSEVLKSDRPEGTTSVTETSTTQRNPGGSTSPNDVDKNDRPKDTTVTTETTTTTTTTTTTTTTQTDPGNTSSGVDKSDNLDRGTLVSEIPISRSDPGDTTNSNSADKRDKPDEMSTVTETAGTQTIPSETTSPSDFDKSSNPDRTVPGTETTMMQTNPGDIASPGYADKSDKPDKTTPVPETLVTQSDPTDTANPNSVDKSDKPEETTTVTKTTTTQTNSGDTTNPDNNKSDKPEGTIPVTETTVQQTDPNDTTTPSSVDKSDKPEGTTTDAKTTVTQTDPNDTTTPSSIDKSDKPEGTSTVTETTITQTDPNDTTTPSSVDKSDKPEGTTTDSKTTVTQTDPNDTTTPSSVDKSDKPEGTSTVTETTIAQTDPNDTSPSTVDKRDQPEETTMITETTTTQTKPGDTSSPDVDDKSDKPKETTTVTETTITQTDPNDTTTPSSVDKSDQPDETTTITETTIIQTDPNDTSPSTVDKSDQPEETTMITETTTTQTKPGDTSSPDIDDKSDKPEETTTVTETTITQTDPNDTTTPSSVDKSDQPEETTTITETTITQTDPNDTSPSTVDKSDQPEETITITETTITQTDPNDTSPSTVDKSDQPEETTTITETTITQTDPNDTSPSTVDKSDQPEETTTITETTITQTDPNDTSPSTVDKSDQPEETTTITETTITQTDPNDTSPSTVDKSDQPEETTTVTETTITQTDPNDTSPSTVDKSDQPEETTTVTETTITQTDPNDTSPSTVDKSDQPEKTTTITETTITQTDPNDTSPSTVDKSDKPEGITTVTETTITQTDPNDTTTPSSVDKTDYPDKSVPVTIITDSSSEPPTPLNDDKSITETSLAESTPSPASDDKNNTPEITTTVSKMIITEDPYPEVVTPNPDADDKNDRPEETTAITEISVTDPVSDLSTLGDEKNKPEKITEVTETIITQTDSANGTPSPVDDEGINDRPEIITTVTETIITETTNDKPTPSLDDRNNNPEVTSTVTETIVTESDPLSPIGISENVPSTGKPELPEEITQTEPPNDEPNPNTDENGERPKDITKIIETTTITNSPQSTPNPGEQDNPTKVTETTTAITTESKPLSDSPNSDASDRPDSITTVTKTTTTTTTESSPSTDDSDKNDNPEVITKITRTVTTITTTTTTTTQSNTTEHPETTTQNVTTNTKIDLVSDREPTKENPTTKNTDTTVKEETTISSIISKPVNTPPFVEDQTTGQTSPSPTARIPTRRRQVTYYPTTTHSTITTTRLPERRITNITTQYFRPERIVRPLLYKDIPDEMNLCNRKAADGIVPLRNGSLAVFRGHYYWLLNGTTPPTPSPRRITEVWGIPSPIDTVFSRCNCDGKTFFFKDSQYWRFTNDVMDVGYPKLIIKGFGGLSGRITGALSVANHKNRPESVYFFKKGGNLQQYTYKQEGPKKCKKKIVSVKYPIYKPKPVIRRRRRFERAVRPHFIRSVRVQHYPVVQINTQPTGILQPEVKVTTYWRGFPKEVNSVISIPNYQKPDGYDYYAFSKDQYYSVDVGSRIARPVTLQTGQTVSNAWYKCPAE, from the exons TTACAACGAAAGCACCAGCAACCACAACTGCCACAACCAGGGCTCCACAGACAACCACCACCGTTCTTCCCATCAGCACCACAACTAAACCGCCAACCACAACACCCAAAATAAAGTCAACAACAAAACGTTCCCCAAAACTTAACTCCAAACCCAAACCTAAGCCCAAGCCCAAGCCTAAGCCCAAGCCTAAACCCAAGCctttaaagaagaaaaagaaacaaaagaaagtaTCTCACGAAGTTATGGAAG AAcattctgaacagtcttcaatgtcatcctcctcttcctcaaaaATTCGGAGAACTATGGCCTCAGTAACAAATACTGGTGATAAAcccaagaaaaaaaatggcaaaaatgctAAGGAgttagaagaggaagaagaagagcaaaGGAAAG CTCGTGAATCAAAGTCAAAATTAAAATCATCAAAATCCAAAGCAGTAAAAGTGATTTCAGAAGAAGATGGCAGTGGGGTAGAGAATGCACTGACAACAGCAGGTACCACAACTTCTACAGCAAGGCAGTCTTCCACCGCATCTACGACCAGGGTGCCATCTACTACAACAACGACAACTGAGGTACCATCTACAACTACTAAAACCACAACTGAAGTGCCATCTACAACTACTACAACCACAACCAAACTGCCACCTACTACTACAACCACAACTAAGATGCCAGCTACTACAACACCCACAACTAAGATACCAGGTATTACAACAACTACAGTGAAGCAGCCAACTACTACAATGCCCACAACACAGTTGACACCAACTACTGCAACTACAACTAATCTTCCCCCTACTACAACGACCACTACCAAGCTGCCTTCTACCACAATGGCCACAACAGAGGTGCCCACTTTTACGAAGACTACAACAAAGCTGCCATCTTCAACTACTAAGCAACCTGACACAGATTATACAACTCAAGGTAAAAAAGATACTGCAGCAAATCTTGAAAACCATGTTAGACAGACCCCCACACCCCAAACCGAGAAAGTGACTACATCCTTGAGATCTGCTACCCCTAAACCATTAAACTTGCTATCTAGCACGGCTTCTATTATCAATAAACAACTGACATTGTCTACTGTGGCTACTATTAGGGCAAACAAAGACACAGATTCTGCTGTTCAGAAAACCACAATCAGTCCAGCTAAAGATACAATGACAATTTCTAAAAGAGATACCACTACTGCAACATCAGAAGCTGTTGAAGACACAAATAATGCAAACAACCAGGCTGTAACAACAGTAGGAAAAAGTGAAGCAACAAATGAAAGAGTTACAACTACTGCAAATAAAGACTATATAGCAACAGATATTAAGGAAAGGATTACTAATGAAGATATATACTCAACTCCTGCTACTTTGTTCACAAATACACCTCAAACTGAAGAACATAGACATGTCAGAACAGAAAGAAGTACTACAAAAACAGGAACATCAATAACTCATACAAGTCACACCTCTAGTTCTGCTAACCATATTAAAAAAGGGAGCTCAGAAGAGACCACTACAGTTGCAGATGCATTAAGAACACAACCTGGCATTTCAAGTGCTACAACAAGTGATGTTGGCAAACTAGAAACAGCAGTAACACAGACAAATCCAGGTGACAAAAGCAATCCCTCATTGAGTAATAAAAGTGACAACCCAGAAAGGACTACTTCACTTGATCAGACAACAACACAGACCAATTCAGGTGATACAAGCAGTCTCTCTGGTGTTTATAAAAGTGACAATCCTGAAGGGATTACTTCAGTCACTGGGACATCACAGACTGATCCAGGGGGTACAACTAGCTCTGGTGGTATTGATAAAGATAATAAATCAGACAGGACTACGCCAATAAGTGAAACACTAAAAACACAGACTCATCCAGGTGATACAACCAGTCAaagtgaagttttaaaaagtgaCAGGCCAGAGGGAACTACATCAGTCACTGAGACATCAACAACACAGAGAAATCCAGGTGGCTCAACCAGTCCTAATGATGTTGATAAAAATGACAGACCTAAAGACACCACTGTAACCActgagacaacaacaacaacaacaacaacaacaacaacaacaacaacacagactGATCCAGGCAATACAAGCAGTGGTGTTGATAAAAGTGACAACTTAGACAGAGGTACGTTAGTCTCTGAGATTCCGATATCACGTAGTGATCCAGGTGATACAACCAATTCTAACAGTGCTGATAAAAGAGACAAGCCAGATGAAATGTCTACAGTCACTGAAACAGCAGGGACACAAACAATTCCAAGTGAAACAACCAGTCCCAGTGATTTTGATAAAAGCAGCAACCCAGACAGGACTGTTCCAGGCACTGAGACAACAATGATGCAAACTAATCCAGGTGACATAGCCAGTCCTGGTTATGCTGATAAAAGTGACAAACCAGACAAAACTACTCCAGTACCTGAGACACTGGTAACACAGAGTGATCCAACTGATACAGCCAACCCTAATAGTGTGGATAAAAGTGACAAACCAGAAGAAACTACCACAGtaaccaaaacaacaacaacacaaacaaattcAGGTGACACAACCAACCCTGATAATAACAAAAGTGACAAACCAGAAGGGACTATTCCAGTCACTGAGACAACAGTACAACAGACTGATCCAAATGATACAACTACTCCCAGCAGTGTTGATAAAAGTGATAAACCAGAAGGGACTACTACAGACGCTAAGACAACAGTAACACAGACTGATCCAAATGATACAACTACTCCCAGCAGTATTGATAAAAGTGATAAACCAGAAGGGACTAGTACAGTTACAGAGACCACCATAACACAGACTGATCCAAATGATACAACTACTCCCAGCAGTGTTGATAAAAGTGATAAACCAGAAGGGACTACTACAGACTCTAAGACAACAGTAACACAGACTGATCCAAATGATACAACTACTCCCAGCAGTGTTGACAAAAGCGATAAACCAGAAGGGACTAGTACCGTTACTGAGACAACTATAGCACAGACTGATCCAAATGATACTAGTCCCAGTACTGTTGATAAAAGGGATCAACCAGAAGAGACTACTATGATCACTGAGACAACCACAACACAGACAAAGCCAGGAGATACAAGCAGTCCTGATGTTGATGACAAAAGTGATAAACCAAAGGAGACTACTACAGTCACTGAGACCACCATAACACAAACTGATCCAAATGATACAACTACTCCCAGCAGTGTTGATAAAAGTGATCAACCAGATGAGACTACTACCATTACTGAGACAACTATAATACAGACTGATCCAAATGATACTAGTCCCAGTACTGTTGATAAAAGCGATCAACCAGAAGAGACTACTATGATCACTGAGACAACCACAACACAGACAAAGCCAGGAGATACAAGCAGTCCTGATATTGATGACAAAAGTGATAAACCAGAGGAGACTACTACAGTCACTGAGACCACCATAACACAAACTGATCCAAACGATACAACTACTCCCAGCAGTGTTGATAAAAGTGATCAACCAGAAGAGACTACTACCATTACTGAGACAACTATAACACAAACTGATCCAAATGATACTAGTCCCAGTACTGTTGATAAAAGTGATCAACCAGAAGAGACTATTACCATTACTGAGACAACTATAACACAAACTGATCCAAATGATACTAGTCCCAGTACTGTTGATAAAAGTGATCAACCAGAAGAGACTACTACCATTACTGAGACAACTATAACACAAACTGATCCAAATGATACTAGTCCCAGTACTGTTGATAAAAGTGATCAACCAGAAGAGACTACTACCATTACTGAGACAACTATAACACAAACTGATCCAAATGATACTAGTCCCAGTACTGTTGATAAAAGTGATCAACCAGAAGAGACTACTACCATTACTGAGACAACTATAACACAAACTGATCCAAATGATACTAGTCCCAGTACTGTTGATAAAAGTGATCAACCAGAAGAGACTACTACCGTTACTGAGACAACTATAACACAAACTGATCCAAATGACACTAGTCCCAGTACTGTTGATAAAAGTGATCAACCAGAAGAGACTACTACCGTTACTGAGACAACTATAACACAAACTGATCCAAATGACACTAGTCCCAGTACTGTTGATAAAAGTGATCAACCAGAAAAGACTACTACCATTACTGAGACAACTATAACACAAACTGATCCAAATGATACTAGTCCCAGTACTGTTGACAAAAGTGATAAACCAGAAGGGATTACCACAGTCACTGAGACCACCATAACACAGACTGATCCAAATGATACAACTACTCCCAGCAGTGTTGATAAAACTGATTACCCAGACAAATCTGTTCCAGTTACAATAATTACAGATTCCTCCAGTGAACCACCTACTCCTCTGAATGATGACAAAAGTATTACAGAGACCAGCCTGGCTGAAAGTACCCCAAGCCCTGCTAGTGATGATAAAAATAACACACCAGAAATAACCACTACAGTTTCAAAGATGATAATAACAGAAGATCCTTATCCAGAAGTTGTGACACCCAATCCTGATGCTGATGACAAAAATGACAGACCTGAAGAAACTACTGCAATCACAGAGATATCTGTAACTGACCCCGTGAGTGATTTATCTACCCTTGGTGATGAAAAAAATAAACCAGAGAAGATTACTGAAGTTACAgagacaataataactcaaactGATTCAGCTAATGGCACACCAAGCCCTGTTGATGATGAAGGAATAAATGACAGGCCAGAAATTATAACTACTGTCACAGAGACAATAATAACAGAAACAACAAATGATAAACCCACCCCTAGTCTTGATGATAGAAACAACAATCCAGAAGTGACTTCGACCGTCACAGAAACAATTGTAACTGAGTCCGATCCACTCAGCCCTATTGGTATTTCTGAAAATGTTCCTTCAACAGGAAAACCAGAGCTCCCAGAAGAAATAACACAGACTGAGCCACCAAATGATGAGCCTAATCCAAATACTGATGAGAATGGTGAAAGGCCAAAAGATATTACAAAAATAATagagacaacaacaataaccaaCTCACCACAGAGTACACCAAATCCTGGTGAACAGGATAATCCAACTAAAGTTACAGAAACAACCACCGCCATCACAACAGAATCCAAACCACTGAGTGATTCCCCTAATTCCGATGCAAGTGATAGGCCAGACAGCATCACTACAGTCACAAAAACAACTACAACTACCACAACAGAATCAAGTCCTAGCACAGATGACAGTGACAAAAATGACAATCCAGAAGTCATCACTAAAATTACACGGACAGTAACTACTATAactacaaccaccaccaccaccactcaaTCCAATACTACAGAACATCCAGAAACAACTACACAGAATGTTACAACTAATACAAAAATTGATCTTGTTTCAGATAGAGAACCGACCAAGGAAAATCCAACTACAAAGAATACAGATACTACGGTAAAAGAAGAGACTACAATTTCCTCAATAATATCAAAACCTGTCAACACCCCACCCTTTGTTGAAGACCAGACTACAGGACAAACGTCTCCATCACCTACTGCACGTATACCAACAAGAAGAAGACAGGTGACTTATTATCCAACTACGACACACTCTACAATTACTACAACTAGACTTCCAGAGAGGAGGATTACCAACATAACCACGCAATACTTTCGGCCAGAAAGGATTGTCAGACCTCTACTTTACAAAG ATATACCTGATGAGATGAATTTGTGTAACCGGAAGGCAGCAGATGGGATTGTGCCTTTACGAAATGGATCATTAGCTGTGTTCAGAG GTCATTACTACTGGCTCCTGAATGGAACAACGCCACCAACACCTTCTCCTCGTAGAATTACTGAGGTTTGGGGTATTCCCTCCCCCATCGACACGGTCTTCTCTAGATGTAACTGTGATGGTAAAACCTTTTTTTTCAAG gATTCTCAGTACTGGCGTTTCACCAATGATGTAATGGACGTTGGCTATCCCAAACTAATCATAAAAGGATTTGGAGGACTAAGTGGGAGAATAACAGGAGCACTCTCTGTAGCTAACCATAAGAACAGACCTGAATCtgtgtatttctttaaaaaag GTGGCAATCTCCAACAATACACCTATAAACAAGAAGGACCAAAGAAATGCAAGAAAAAAATTGTGTCTGTGAAGTATCCAATCTATAAACCAAAACCTGTTATTAGAAGAAGAAGGCGTTTTGAACGTGCAGTCAGACCACATTTCATCCGCAGCGTCAGAGTCCAGCATTACCCAGTCGTTCAAATCAACACCCAACCAACAG GAATACTGCAGCCAGAGGTCAAAGTGACAACATACTGGAGAGGATTTCCAAAAGAAGTAAATTCTGTTATTTCAATTCCTAACTATCAGAAGCCAGATGGCTATGATTACTATGCATTTTCTAAAG